Proteins encoded within one genomic window of Candidatus Hydrogenedentota bacterium:
- a CDS encoding sulfatase, producing MTTLSRRDFLGVITAAMASAQASAIGREQPPNILFILTDDHAQQAISAYGSVINETPNIDRIACEGAIFARNSCGNSICAPSRASVLTGKHSHANGQRTNQDVFDGAQTTFPKLLHEAGYDTSLIGKWHLRSEPTGFNHHDILIGQGNYYNPDFVGPAGKRRIEGYVTDIITDLALAWLDRRRGRAEPFLLMCQHKAPHRTWVPGPDHLTLYDDVTIPEPPTLFDDYAHRAPVLARNEASIARHLMYDYDLKVPGLGIPDALGRDMVNDEVPRMTPEQRAAWDAAYGPIRDDFLKNRPEGAGLIRWKYQRYIKDYLRCVASVDDNVGRMLAYLEENRLASNTIVVYCSDQGFYLGEHGLYDKRWMYRESLAMPLVLRWPDRVKAGTRVERLTQNIDFAPTFLEAAGLAPPPDLHGRSLLPLLREERPEGWRDAIYYHYYETGEHNVPRHEGVSTERYKLIHYYDEGLWELYDLEKDPQEMRSVYDDPPFAAVVTAMKQKLEELKVLYAVPPEDFAPAAGTSP from the coding sequence ATGACAACTTTGTCCCGGCGAGATTTTCTGGGCGTCATAACGGCGGCCATGGCGAGCGCGCAGGCATCCGCAATCGGCCGTGAGCAGCCCCCGAACATCCTGTTCATTCTCACGGACGACCATGCGCAGCAGGCCATCAGCGCCTATGGATCGGTCATCAATGAAACCCCGAATATCGACCGCATTGCGTGCGAAGGCGCGATCTTCGCGCGCAACTCGTGCGGCAACTCCATATGCGCGCCAAGCCGGGCCAGTGTGCTTACGGGCAAGCACAGCCACGCCAACGGCCAACGCACCAACCAGGACGTTTTCGATGGCGCGCAGACGACATTCCCGAAGTTATTGCACGAAGCGGGGTACGACACGTCGCTAATCGGGAAGTGGCACCTGCGATCCGAGCCGACGGGCTTCAATCATCACGACATTTTGATCGGGCAAGGCAACTACTACAACCCCGATTTCGTGGGGCCCGCCGGAAAACGCCGGATTGAAGGCTATGTCACGGACATCATCACGGACCTGGCGCTGGCGTGGCTCGACCGGCGGCGCGGCCGAGCCGAGCCTTTCCTGCTCATGTGCCAGCATAAGGCGCCCCACCGCACGTGGGTGCCTGGCCCTGACCACCTGACGCTCTACGACGATGTGACCATTCCCGAACCGCCGACGCTGTTCGATGACTATGCGCACCGCGCGCCCGTGCTTGCGCGGAACGAGGCGAGCATTGCCCGGCATCTCATGTACGACTATGACTTGAAGGTGCCGGGACTCGGCATCCCCGACGCCCTGGGGCGGGACATGGTCAATGACGAAGTGCCGCGGATGACCCCGGAGCAGCGGGCGGCCTGGGACGCGGCGTACGGCCCCATAAGAGATGACTTTCTGAAGAACCGGCCCGAAGGCGCCGGCCTTATCCGCTGGAAGTACCAGCGCTACATCAAAGACTATCTGCGATGCGTGGCCTCCGTCGACGATAACGTCGGGCGTATGCTGGCGTACCTCGAAGAAAACCGCTTGGCCAGCAACACTATCGTCGTCTACTGTTCCGACCAGGGGTTCTATCTCGGCGAGCATGGTCTCTACGACAAACGGTGGATGTATCGAGAGTCTCTGGCCATGCCCCTGGTCTTGCGCTGGCCGGACAGGGTGAAAGCGGGCACACGCGTCGAACGGCTGACACAGAACATTGATTTCGCTCCGACCTTCCTGGAGGCCGCGGGCCTTGCGCCGCCGCCAGACCTGCACGGCCGCAGCCTCCTGCCGCTCCTGCGGGAAGAGCGGCCTGAAGGCTGGCGAGACGCCATCTACTATCACTATTACGAGACCGGAGAACACAACGTTCCACGGCATGAAGGCGTCAGCACCGAACGATACAAGTTGATTCACTACTACGACGAGGGCCTGTGGGAACTCTACGACCTGGAAAAGGACCCTCAGGAAATGCGGAGCGTCTACGACGACCCCCCCTTTGCCGCTGTCGTGACGGCCATGAAACAAAAGCTCGAAGAGCTCAAGGTTCTCTACGCAGTGCCCCCTGAGGATTTCGCGCCCGCGGCCGGAACATCCCCCTGA
- a CDS encoding SDR family oxidoreductase — translation MPDKASLARAVVVTGASTGIGAACAEELAQRGWRVFAGVRSTQDGETVQSRGGKGIKPLLLDVTKPETIAAAAASVAEATGEKGLQGLVNNAGVVVGGPLEFVPPDAVEHQFRVNVFGLISVTQAFLPLIRAGHGRIVLMSSTSGFWCEPFLGPYAATKHAVEAIGDALRAELHPWGIKVALVQPGIIATPIWDKSRAVMQQMLASLPEACPELYAGAIASVQAVSKRAQRLAIEPGRVARTVRRALESRRPRTRYPVGPDARMQSALIRFIPDHMRDRIMRWIMGL, via the coding sequence ATGCCCGACAAGGCAAGTCTTGCGCGTGCCGTAGTGGTCACCGGGGCGTCAACGGGCATCGGGGCAGCGTGCGCCGAGGAACTCGCACAACGGGGATGGCGCGTCTTCGCCGGTGTGCGCAGCACGCAAGACGGGGAGACCGTACAATCAAGAGGCGGCAAGGGCATCAAGCCGCTCCTGCTGGACGTCACCAAACCCGAGACGATCGCAGCGGCTGCCGCATCCGTGGCGGAAGCGACCGGCGAAAAAGGGCTTCAAGGGCTGGTGAACAATGCGGGCGTGGTTGTCGGCGGCCCACTGGAGTTCGTGCCGCCCGACGCTGTCGAACACCAGTTCCGGGTTAACGTGTTCGGACTGATTTCAGTTACACAGGCCTTCCTCCCCTTGATCAGGGCGGGACACGGCCGGATAGTGCTGATGAGTTCCACTTCGGGATTCTGGTGCGAGCCTTTCTTGGGCCCTTACGCGGCGACAAAGCATGCCGTCGAGGCCATCGGGGATGCGCTGCGTGCGGAACTGCATCCCTGGGGCATCAAGGTCGCGCTTGTACAGCCGGGCATCATTGCCACGCCCATTTGGGACAAATCGCGCGCCGTCATGCAGCAAATGCTGGCTTCGCTGCCCGAGGCTTGCCCGGAGTTGTACGCGGGGGCCATCGCATCCGTGCAGGCCGTCTCAAAGAGGGCCCAACGGCTGGCCATCGAGCCAGGGCGCGTGGCGAGGACCGTCCGTCGCGCGTTGGAATCACGTCGGCCAAGGACAAGATACCCGGTGGGCCCGGATGCCCGAATGCAGTCGGCGCTGATTCGGTTCATCCCGGACCACATGCGCGACCGGATTATGCGCTGGATAATGGGGCTGTAG
- a CDS encoding alpha/beta fold hydrolase, translating into MTFAAEYDGSEQRFVIALPNNWEPSAEHDVCVALHGHGSDRWQFVNEGRDECRGIRDMALQHDMIFVAPDYRAKTSWMGPAAEADVAQIIALVKRRYRVRRVFLCGGSMGGSSALTFTALHPDLIDGTVCLNGTANHVEYGEFQDAIAASFGGTKAERPDEYRKRSAEFLADRFTMPIAITAGGKDTVVPAASSLRLAERLKALGRPALVIFREDGGHATDYDDTKAAFAFVISNAGEK; encoded by the coding sequence ATGACCTTCGCCGCCGAATACGACGGAAGCGAGCAGCGGTTTGTCATTGCCCTTCCCAACAACTGGGAACCGTCCGCGGAACATGACGTGTGCGTGGCGTTGCACGGCCACGGCTCGGACCGGTGGCAGTTCGTGAACGAAGGGCGGGATGAGTGCCGCGGGATCCGTGATATGGCCCTCCAGCATGACATGATCTTCGTGGCGCCCGACTATCGCGCAAAGACGTCGTGGATGGGGCCCGCCGCCGAGGCGGATGTAGCGCAGATCATCGCACTGGTGAAGCGGCGCTACCGCGTGCGGCGGGTCTTTCTCTGCGGCGGGTCAATGGGCGGCAGTTCTGCATTGACCTTTACGGCGTTGCACCCGGACTTGATCGACGGAACCGTGTGCCTGAATGGAACTGCCAACCATGTGGAGTACGGCGAGTTCCAGGACGCCATTGCAGCGTCGTTCGGGGGCACGAAAGCGGAGCGGCCGGACGAATATCGGAAACGCAGCGCGGAATTCCTGGCAGACCGCTTCACCATGCCCATTGCGATTACCGCGGGCGGCAAGGATACCGTGGTGCCCGCGGCGAGTTCCCTGCGCCTGGCGGAACGACTGAAAGCCCTTGGCCGGCCGGCACTGGTGATCTTCCGGGAGGACGGCGGTCACGCGACCGATTATGACGACACGAAAGCGGCGTTTGCGTTCGTCATTTCCAACGCGGGCGAGAAATGA
- a CDS encoding S8/S53 family peptidase: MRPARLSILILLAAASFAACKPNKFSYEVSPDVMPTVLVVPTPDGGSTVVEAYQDEKGVRTDFVSDEIVITPRSQAELDQFLADYGGTIIYDNSVPEPPAILKDRVRMPKDGLGATSYTVRVTKFPDLEDFASDAQRRGMRGKYLFSSEDGIALIGLAARAYARGLRVQPNFVCIGHEMLHYTQEQPLSGGGYDNAMFYFAFHGKEESGSSRSSIYRAWQFMEAARYAAPQWYGLAIMDGGFWLNATGGPMQSPSGIGTDLPPSIVQYDFHQDDYIADGGNPNNCTGGNPCPFHGNNTASVAAGFLDNRAAIAGSGGQVSQPYLFKLRLTSDQQDRALRTAIAWGATVVNMSFGGPCNDDCMEYYEEVSDLYSHFQEAYDAGMVIVASAGNDAIDVDANNVIPCCIGGVICVGALESYKYNAISYSNFGASVDIWADTNVPAMPNGDTPNALDTAGGTSASSPLVAGVVMMMKRVNPSLNADQIKTILQNTAYKMGALQSPDPKVQPTGYMDAYRAVMMAADNKIFEDGFEPNNSEGQASPLSPGHYEELTLTPSKWDYYSFSLNDYGSFHFDIEYMTPMGFIFFNLLSDTPETLLGGVSKVSHLEGYHYHAELVPPGNYKLLLSAYNPHYYFMDFEKSESGLPPDEFEANNTFATAKSLLQASGSWDLTLHQENGSDVDYILVEIPQIIALLGREIHILDADTPVRADLLNADTQSVLDSQTGKEITFAFTHESVGVKYVVKVYSAYTRYVLDIRTTSLENPWEDTLLNDPFWWIDPVGPDIRVILREVEDWIAFVAPPRGADYVDLFAQGLSVNLYDSNVELLQGGTALYGGNPAGAPGDMKIGERLDTSALTAGATYLLQVCRTPEPQDTDVTGVTPVQTNMPYTLHTGFAY; encoded by the coding sequence ATGAGACCCGCACGCTTGAGTATCCTCATCCTCCTTGCGGCAGCCTCGTTTGCCGCCTGCAAGCCCAACAAATTCTCGTATGAAGTCTCGCCCGACGTAATGCCCACGGTCCTGGTAGTGCCTACGCCGGACGGCGGCTCGACGGTCGTCGAGGCGTATCAGGACGAGAAGGGCGTCCGCACGGACTTCGTCTCGGATGAAATAGTCATCACCCCCAGAAGCCAGGCGGAACTGGACCAGTTTCTCGCGGATTACGGCGGCACGATCATCTATGACAATTCCGTGCCGGAACCGCCGGCAATCCTGAAAGACCGCGTCCGGATGCCCAAAGACGGTCTCGGAGCAACCAGCTATACCGTGCGTGTCACGAAATTCCCGGACCTGGAGGATTTCGCGTCCGATGCTCAGCGAAGGGGAATGCGGGGCAAGTATCTCTTCTCGTCGGAGGATGGCATCGCATTGATTGGGCTCGCGGCGCGCGCGTACGCTCGCGGCCTGCGCGTGCAGCCCAATTTCGTCTGCATCGGGCACGAGATGCTCCACTATACCCAGGAACAGCCGCTTTCCGGCGGCGGCTATGACAACGCGATGTTCTACTTTGCCTTTCACGGCAAGGAAGAGTCCGGTTCAAGCCGGTCTTCGATATACAGGGCATGGCAGTTCATGGAAGCGGCCCGCTATGCGGCCCCGCAATGGTATGGGCTCGCCATTATGGACGGCGGCTTCTGGCTGAACGCCACGGGCGGACCGATGCAGAGTCCGTCCGGTATTGGAACGGACCTGCCTCCCTCAATTGTTCAATATGATTTTCACCAGGATGACTACATCGCCGACGGGGGCAATCCCAACAATTGTACGGGCGGCAACCCTTGCCCGTTTCACGGCAACAACACCGCCAGTGTCGCGGCCGGTTTCCTCGACAATCGTGCAGCCATTGCCGGGTCCGGCGGCCAGGTGTCGCAACCGTACTTGTTCAAGCTCAGGCTCACCAGCGACCAGCAGGACCGTGCGCTGCGCACCGCCATCGCGTGGGGCGCGACCGTGGTCAACATGAGTTTCGGCGGCCCATGCAACGACGATTGCATGGAATACTACGAGGAAGTCAGCGACCTTTACAGTCATTTTCAGGAGGCCTACGACGCGGGCATGGTCATTGTGGCTTCGGCCGGAAACGACGCCATCGACGTGGACGCGAACAATGTCATTCCCTGCTGCATCGGCGGCGTGATCTGTGTGGGCGCGCTCGAAAGCTACAAATACAACGCGATCAGCTATTCGAACTTTGGCGCCAGCGTCGACATCTGGGCGGACACGAACGTGCCCGCCATGCCAAACGGCGATACGCCCAACGCCCTGGATACGGCCGGGGGAACGAGCGCGTCCAGCCCGCTCGTGGCGGGCGTCGTCATGATGATGAAGCGGGTAAATCCTTCCCTGAACGCGGATCAGATCAAGACCATTCTGCAGAATACGGCATACAAGATGGGCGCGTTGCAGTCGCCCGACCCGAAGGTCCAGCCCACCGGGTATATGGACGCCTATCGCGCCGTCATGATGGCCGCCGACAACAAGATCTTCGAGGACGGTTTCGAACCGAACAATTCGGAGGGTCAAGCCTCGCCCCTGAGCCCGGGGCACTATGAAGAACTGACACTGACTCCGTCAAAGTGGGACTACTATTCCTTTTCCCTCAACGACTACGGCTCGTTCCATTTCGACATCGAATACATGACGCCCATGGGTTTCATCTTCTTCAATCTGTTGAGCGACACCCCGGAAACCCTCCTGGGCGGCGTTTCAAAAGTCTCGCACCTGGAGGGGTACCATTACCATGCGGAACTCGTGCCGCCCGGCAATTACAAGCTGCTGTTGAGCGCCTACAACCCGCATTATTACTTCATGGATTTCGAAAAGAGCGAGTCCGGCCTGCCGCCGGACGAGTTTGAAGCCAACAACACGTTTGCCACCGCAAAGAGCCTGCTTCAGGCGTCGGGTTCCTGGGACCTGACCTTGCATCAGGAAAACGGGAGCGATGTGGACTATATCCTGGTCGAGATTCCACAGATCATTGCTCTCTTGGGCAGAGAAATCCACATCCTCGACGCAGATACGCCGGTAAGAGCGGACTTGTTGAACGCGGACACGCAGTCCGTCCTTGATTCGCAAACAGGAAAGGAAATTACGTTTGCGTTCACCCACGAGTCAGTAGGCGTGAAATACGTTGTGAAGGTCTACAGCGCGTACACGCGCTACGTGCTCGATATCCGGACAACAAGTCTCGAGAATCCCTGGGAAGACACCTTGCTTAATGACCCATTCTGGTGGATAGACCCGGTTGGCCCGGACATCAGGGTCATCCTTCGCGAGGTCGAGGACTGGATCGCATTTGTGGCGCCTCCGAGAGGCGCGGATTACGTCGATCTGTTCGCGCAGGGGTTAAGCGTCAATCTGTATGATTCGAATGTCGAACTGCTGCAGGGAGGCACTGCCCTGTATGGCGGCAACCCGGCCGGCGCCCCGGGTGACATGAAGATTGGCGAACGCCTGGATACGTCGGCGTTGACGGCGGGGGCGACCTACTTGCTCCAGGTTTGCCGGACGCCCGAACCGCAGGACACCGACGTGACGGGCGTGACGCCGGTGCAAACGAACATGCCTTATACGCTGCACACGGGGTTCGCGTACTAG
- a CDS encoding alpha-L-fucosidase, whose amino-acid sequence MNKRAIGTAGWAIALACAACPACAEDLTGPRAVPTPEQVAWHDAEIGMFIHFAPNTWQDSEYDRRDTPLDQINPERLDTDQWVSVAESMGAGYLVFVAKHVGGFCMWQTGTTDYSIKNTAWRGGKGDVLADLSASCRKRGMPLGVYLSPRDDHFGAQTSGVCATPEEQAEYAAIYRQQLTEVLSRYGDLFEVWFDGSNVIEVGDILRQYAPNAMIFQGEYATIRWVGNEDGLAPYPAWNCTTREAAQRGATAADSTPFGDVWLPSECDVSLRRDWFWNSRNEDTIKPLEQLMDIYYRSVGRGAVLLLNVTPDTTGLIPEPDARRAAEFGAEIKRRFDAAIASTAGEGPILELGLTAVRPVDHIVIMEDIARGERVLEYAVDAQIGGEWREVIRGTAIGHKKIDRFDPVESGRWRFRCVQSNGPASLRKFAAYSVGGA is encoded by the coding sequence ATGAACAAGCGAGCGATAGGAACGGCAGGATGGGCAATTGCGCTGGCGTGTGCTGCATGCCCGGCCTGCGCCGAGGATTTGACCGGGCCGCGCGCGGTGCCCACGCCGGAACAGGTCGCGTGGCACGACGCTGAAATCGGCATGTTCATCCATTTCGCGCCGAATACGTGGCAGGATTCCGAATACGACCGGCGTGATACCCCGCTCGATCAAATCAACCCGGAGCGATTGGACACGGACCAGTGGGTAAGCGTGGCGGAGAGCATGGGCGCCGGGTACCTCGTGTTCGTGGCAAAACATGTCGGAGGCTTCTGCATGTGGCAGACCGGCACCACGGACTATTCCATCAAGAACACGGCATGGCGCGGCGGCAAGGGGGATGTGCTCGCCGACCTGAGCGCGTCGTGCAGGAAGCGCGGCATGCCGCTGGGGGTCTATCTAAGCCCCCGGGACGACCACTTCGGCGCGCAGACTTCCGGCGTATGCGCAACGCCGGAAGAGCAGGCCGAATACGCCGCGATCTACCGGCAACAATTGACCGAGGTGCTCTCGCGTTACGGCGACCTGTTCGAGGTCTGGTTCGACGGCAGCAACGTCATCGAGGTGGGCGACATCCTCCGGCAATATGCGCCGAATGCGATGATCTTCCAGGGCGAGTACGCAACCATCCGTTGGGTAGGCAATGAGGACGGCCTCGCGCCGTATCCCGCCTGGAACTGCACGACACGGGAGGCCGCCCAGCGCGGCGCGACGGCCGCCGACAGTACGCCCTTCGGCGATGTGTGGCTGCCGAGCGAGTGCGACGTGTCGCTGCGGCGCGACTGGTTCTGGAATTCGCGCAACGAGGACACCATCAAACCACTCGAGCAGCTCATGGACATCTACTACCGGTCCGTGGGCCGCGGCGCCGTTCTGTTGCTGAACGTGACGCCGGATACCACGGGCCTGATCCCGGAACCAGACGCGCGCCGCGCGGCGGAATTCGGCGCGGAGATCAAGCGCCGTTTCGACGCGGCGATTGCGTCGACCGCGGGCGAAGGCCCGATTCTCGAACTGGGCCTTACGGCAGTCCGGCCCGTGGATCACATCGTGATCATGGAGGACATCGCGCGGGGCGAGCGTGTGCTTGAATACGCCGTCGATGCGCAGATTGGCGGAGAATGGAGGGAGGTTATAAGAGGCACGGCCATCGGCCACAAGAAAATAGACCGCTTTGACCCCGTCGAATCGGGCCGGTGGCGATTCCGCTGCGTCCAATCCAACGGGCCGGCTTCACTCCGCAAGTTCGCCGCGTACAGCGTGGGCGGAGCATGA
- a CDS encoding sodium:calcium antiporter, which produces MAVAVLLFVLGVLLLWGGSEFITRNISLLARSLGVKELVITVLGVSVLSSLPELTVSLFAVARGQDAVSVGNVIGSNFVTLTFVTAVCALVRPIDIREEVQSRESSWMILSSALVLVLAMDGRLARSEGIVLMLIYVPYVLSVLKTARLDAESPPAGPMPGSRIRTALLCGLGVFGVIGGSKIALDSGTTLGTAAGISPLAMGVLLFAFGTSLPELTISLSATFKRKADVTIGEVYASNIFTQLVVLGICCLVHPMTVDTGLTSFAMPFLILAAVVIQIFVTTGRKLSRVEAVGLLGFYAVFAYSQFRPLPGLESILGF; this is translated from the coding sequence GTGGCTGTTGCTGTGTTGCTCTTTGTGCTGGGCGTGCTGTTGCTTTGGGGCGGGTCGGAGTTTATCACGCGGAACATCAGTCTCCTGGCGCGTTCTCTTGGCGTCAAGGAACTGGTCATCACGGTTCTGGGCGTGAGCGTGCTGTCCAGTCTGCCGGAATTGACTGTGTCGCTGTTTGCCGTGGCCCGGGGCCAGGACGCCGTCTCCGTTGGCAATGTCATCGGCTCGAATTTCGTCACGCTGACGTTCGTGACCGCGGTTTGCGCGCTGGTCCGGCCCATTGACATTCGTGAAGAGGTGCAGTCTCGGGAGTCCAGTTGGATGATTCTCTCCTCCGCGCTGGTGCTCGTGCTGGCCATGGACGGGCGGCTTGCCCGCTCGGAAGGCATTGTCTTGATGCTCATCTATGTGCCCTACGTGCTGAGTGTGCTCAAGACGGCCCGGCTGGACGCCGAAAGTCCGCCCGCGGGTCCTATGCCTGGCTCGCGAATCAGGACGGCGCTGCTCTGCGGTCTGGGGGTGTTCGGCGTTATTGGCGGGTCGAAGATCGCCCTGGATTCGGGTACGACCCTGGGAACAGCAGCGGGGATTTCGCCTCTGGCCATGGGCGTGCTGCTCTTTGCGTTCGGCACGAGCCTGCCCGAACTCACGATCAGCTTGTCCGCCACGTTCAAGCGCAAGGCGGACGTGACCATAGGCGAAGTCTATGCCTCCAACATATTCACACAGCTTGTCGTTCTGGGGATCTGCTGTCTGGTTCATCCCATGACGGTGGATACGGGCCTGACCTCCTTTGCCATGCCATTTCTGATTCTGGCGGCGGTCGTGATCCAGATCTTTGTCACGACGGGCCGCAAACTGAGTCGTGTCGAGGCCGTGGGACTGCTGGGTTTCTACGCCGTCTTCGCTTACAGTCAGTTTCGTCCCTTGCCGGGTCTCGAGAGCATTCTGGGCTTTTGA
- a CDS encoding 5'-nucleotidase C-terminal domain-containing protein: MASESSGETSEETDVVRGTRWVAATVLTMLFAAAAASGDEQPLYFTLLHTNDEHSAVLPAPLVDHIPGEKDPTTGGFARLGRLVGDIRAVKKDAGEPVVLVSAGDILGGAPLFWLIPGGEAPEISIMQQIGYDVITIGNHDFDYGPETLAQYYRVAGYPEAGASTALVSSNLVIPQGHPLGACGIAATRILELDNGLRLGFFGLLGDNAAKLAAEKTPIDISEPIAAATTAVKTLQAMKADVIIGVTHAGRDEDEAVASAVPGIDLLITGHFHPMALDTPIRVGNTIIAQSSPFLGRLGVLELACTRSGGKLQLRNEEHGQPYLAPIDDSVEEDPAIARTIAGYTEQLNLLVTRLTRNAVTDIRDTVLYSDFVLEAGPPGQESILGSFVTDAMRLVVEERTGEEVDFAIQGNGVIRDDVRPGAMPSSLNKVSFYDLATAVGLGRGPDGNPGYPLVSIYLTGNELYRVLEISLYLAQRADIFFLQLSGGRVSYDPARTVLFQIPFAGIPIPSFRAVLQLERFTGNGPQTGSGDSYEPIPRGDDTLYHVVCDSYILSFFPRIAKMLPFYKVIPKDREGKEITPGEALIKIEGEELKFWQAVTAYALAQPKTGDGIPRIPGYYARTGTRIVQKHAFPLVIWIILALTLLLLSICLLLWKLRRTRARKGIA, encoded by the coding sequence ATGGCTTCCGAAAGCAGCGGCGAAACAAGCGAAGAGACGGATGTCGTAAGGGGCACGCGATGGGTTGCCGCAACCGTATTGACGATGCTGTTTGCTGCCGCGGCCGCCAGCGGCGATGAACAGCCGCTCTACTTTACCCTCCTGCACACGAACGACGAGCACTCCGCGGTGCTGCCCGCCCCGCTCGTGGACCATATCCCGGGGGAAAAAGACCCCACGACCGGCGGTTTCGCGCGACTCGGGCGGCTGGTCGGGGATATTCGCGCGGTCAAGAAAGACGCGGGCGAGCCCGTCGTGCTCGTCTCGGCAGGCGACATTCTGGGCGGCGCGCCGCTTTTCTGGCTGATACCGGGCGGGGAAGCGCCCGAGATTTCGATCATGCAGCAGATTGGCTACGACGTCATCACGATCGGAAATCACGACTTCGATTACGGGCCGGAAACGCTGGCGCAGTATTACCGGGTTGCGGGCTATCCCGAAGCCGGAGCGTCCACTGCTCTGGTCTCATCCAACCTCGTGATTCCACAGGGGCACCCCCTGGGCGCTTGCGGCATTGCGGCCACGCGCATCCTCGAACTGGACAACGGCCTGCGTCTGGGCTTTTTCGGGCTATTGGGCGACAACGCCGCAAAACTGGCCGCGGAAAAAACGCCCATCGATATTTCGGAACCGATAGCCGCTGCAACGACGGCCGTGAAAACCCTGCAAGCGATGAAGGCGGATGTCATCATCGGGGTTACGCACGCCGGGCGCGATGAAGACGAGGCCGTGGCATCCGCGGTGCCGGGGATCGATCTCCTGATCACCGGGCATTTTCACCCAATGGCGCTTGATACGCCCATTCGCGTGGGCAATACCATTATTGCGCAAAGCAGTCCCTTCCTCGGCCGCCTGGGCGTCCTGGAGCTTGCCTGCACGCGTTCCGGCGGCAAGCTGCAGCTCAGAAATGAAGAGCATGGCCAGCCGTATCTGGCGCCGATTGACGACTCGGTCGAAGAGGACCCCGCCATTGCCAGGACCATTGCCGGATACACGGAACAGCTAAACCTGCTCGTGACTCGGCTGACCAGGAACGCCGTAACGGATATCCGGGATACGGTGCTCTATTCCGATTTCGTCTTGGAAGCAGGACCACCCGGGCAAGAATCGATTCTCGGGAGTTTCGTCACCGACGCCATGCGTCTGGTCGTTGAAGAACGAACCGGCGAAGAGGTGGATTTCGCGATTCAGGGCAATGGCGTTATCCGGGATGATGTACGCCCGGGCGCCATGCCCTCTTCTTTGAACAAAGTCTCTTTCTATGATTTGGCGACGGCGGTCGGCCTGGGCAGAGGCCCCGACGGGAACCCGGGCTATCCGCTCGTCTCCATCTATCTCACCGGCAACGAACTCTACCGGGTCCTCGAAATCAGCTTGTATCTCGCGCAGCGCGCGGACATCTTCTTCCTGCAACTGTCTGGCGGCCGCGTCTCCTATGACCCTGCGCGCACTGTCCTCTTCCAAATACCTTTCGCCGGCATTCCCATCCCCTCTTTCCGCGCCGTGCTCCAACTCGAGCGCTTCACCGGTAATGGGCCGCAGACCGGTTCCGGCGACAGCTATGAGCCTATTCCGCGCGGCGACGACACCTTGTATCATGTCGTCTGCGACTCGTACATCCTCTCCTTCTTCCCGAGAATTGCCAAAATGCTTCCCTTCTACAAGGTCATTCCGAAGGATCGCGAAGGCAAGGAAATCACGCCGGGCGAAGCCCTTATCAAGATTGAGGGCGAAGAACTCAAGTTCTGGCAGGCCGTGACGGCGTACGCGCTGGCTCAGCCAAAGACGGGCGACGGCATTCCCCGGATACCCGGATACTACGCGCGCACGGGGACGCGCATTGTCCAGAAACACGCGTTCCCGCTGGTCATCTGGATAATACTCGCGCTGACGCTGCTGTTGCTCTCGATTTGCCTGCTCTTATGGAAGTTGAGACGGACACGGGCAAGGAAAGGCATTGCGTGA